A stretch of the Cytobacillus luteolus genome encodes the following:
- a CDS encoding RNA polymerase sigma factor, with translation MPDDQELIEEILGGSQAAMEVLTRKYYKSIYAFIYRKVGDKETAYDLTQEVFIKVIQRIQSYSHKGTFKSWLFSIAINHCRDYWGSAYYRHTSLKTELPETLESDEKSIPYIFERKVMREQVRLALASLPDYQKEALILKYFHHMKIKEISKVTNTSVPTVKSRLNQGLNKLAKLLKRGEVDEQEKNGQN, from the coding sequence GTGCCTGATGACCAAGAGTTAATAGAAGAAATATTAGGCGGTAGTCAAGCTGCGATGGAGGTGTTAACGAGAAAGTATTACAAATCCATCTATGCTTTTATCTACCGTAAAGTGGGCGACAAGGAAACAGCATATGACTTAACTCAAGAAGTATTTATAAAAGTCATACAAAGAATACAATCATATTCGCATAAAGGAACATTCAAAAGCTGGCTATTCTCAATTGCCATTAATCATTGCAGGGATTACTGGGGAAGTGCGTATTACAGGCATACCTCTTTGAAAACAGAGTTACCTGAGACATTAGAAAGTGACGAGAAAAGTATTCCTTATATTTTTGAACGGAAAGTGATGAGAGAACAAGTGAGATTAGCTCTAGCTAGCCTACCTGATTATCAGAAGGAGGCTCTAATTCTGAAATATTTTCACCACATGAAAATAAAAGAAATTTCTAAAGTGACAAACACTAGTGTTCCTACAGTTAAATCTAGACTGAATCAAGGGCTGAATAAATTAGCCAAACTTTTGAAAAGAGGTGAGGTAGATGAGCAAGAAAAAAATGGACAAAACTGA
- a CDS encoding MOSC domain-containing protein — protein sequence MLIGHIKEIVRHPVKSFRGESVPKSRIMDYGLYGDRSHAYIDDTKNGDFLTITQFQEMVGYQARFVGEESMDEYPRVEVTTPEGKVFDWQDRELIREMEDKSERNISTRQYTPSHVPIGPIAVEHVLLATDASLDKVQELWGRDEVDLRRFRPNLFISLLDKKPFIEEEWIGRRIRIGTEVEMQFVGHCVRCMIITVNPDNAERDPSLHKTLIKENNNNFGVYASVVKTGDIRLDDEVHLLD from the coding sequence ATGTTAATAGGTCATATTAAAGAAATTGTTAGACACCCGGTAAAATCTTTTCGTGGAGAAAGTGTACCAAAATCAAGAATAATGGACTATGGTTTATACGGAGACCGTAGTCATGCGTATATAGACGATACAAAAAATGGGGATTTCTTAACCATCACACAATTCCAAGAAATGGTGGGTTATCAAGCGAGATTTGTGGGAGAAGAATCAATGGACGAATATCCTAGAGTCGAAGTAACCACGCCTGAGGGAAAGGTTTTTGATTGGCAAGACCGTGAGTTAATTAGAGAAATGGAAGACAAATCAGAACGAAATATATCTACAAGGCAATATACTCCATCACATGTACCTATTGGACCAATTGCAGTGGAACATGTCCTGCTAGCAACAGATGCTTCATTAGACAAGGTGCAAGAATTATGGGGGAGAGACGAAGTTGATTTGAGACGGTTTCGTCCTAATTTATTTATCTCCTTATTGGACAAGAAACCTTTTATTGAGGAAGAATGGATTGGGCGACGTATTAGGATAGGAACTGAAGTAGAAATGCAATTTGTTGGACATTGTGTAAGGTGTATGATTATTACTGTTAATCCTGATAATGCCGAAAGAGATCCGAGTTTACATAAAACCTTAATCAAAGAAAATAACAATAACTTTGGTGTGTATGCTTCTGTGGTAAAAACAGGTGACATACGTTTAGATGATGAAGTGCATCTTCTTGATTGA
- a CDS encoding ABC transporter ATP-binding protein, protein MNLTVDNVSKNFGNKTALDHINLEFTTGVYGILGANGSGKTTLMRILASVIKPSSGQVFFNGQDAVIMDHQYRELIGYLPQHVGLYKNFTAEKFLKYVATLKGLSKGEAQEKVDEVLALVGLLDHRKGKVGKFSGGMKRRVGIAQALLNDPRILIVDEPTAGLDPKERIRFRNLISKISTNRIVLLSTHIVSDIEFIAKEILVLKDGRLIEKETPQKLLKGIEDKVWTAFVSEAEISNFQSKYKVGNIARAQEKFQLRIISDSKPHVDAKNEVPNLEDLYLYYLDGEVIV, encoded by the coding sequence ATGAATTTAACCGTTGATAATGTTTCTAAAAACTTCGGAAATAAAACGGCTTTAGATCATATAAATTTGGAATTCACAACCGGTGTTTACGGAATCTTGGGAGCGAACGGTTCAGGGAAAACAACATTAATGCGAATTCTTGCAAGTGTGATAAAGCCAAGCTCCGGACAAGTATTTTTCAATGGCCAAGATGCGGTGATTATGGACCATCAATACCGAGAATTAATTGGATATTTGCCCCAACATGTGGGATTGTATAAGAATTTCACCGCAGAAAAGTTTTTAAAATATGTCGCCACATTAAAAGGATTATCAAAAGGGGAAGCACAAGAAAAAGTCGATGAAGTATTGGCACTAGTCGGACTATTAGATCATCGAAAAGGCAAAGTAGGTAAATTTTCTGGAGGTATGAAGCGGCGTGTTGGCATCGCCCAGGCATTATTGAATGACCCCAGGATTTTAATTGTAGATGAACCAACTGCTGGACTAGATCCGAAGGAAAGGATTCGTTTTAGAAATTTGATATCCAAAATATCTACTAATAGAATTGTCCTTTTATCCACTCATATAGTATCGGATATCGAATTTATCGCTAAAGAAATTCTAGTCCTTAAAGATGGTAGATTGATTGAAAAAGAAACTCCCCAAAAACTATTAAAAGGGATTGAAGATAAAGTGTGGACGGCTTTTGTAAGTGAAGCAGAAATTTCGAACTTTCAATCCAAGTATAAAGTAGGAAATATTGCTCGTGCTCAGGAAAAATTCCAATTGCGAATTATAAGCGATTCAAAACCCCATGTGGATGCAAAAAATGAGGTTCCAAACTTAGAAGACCTATATCTATATTATTTAGATGGAGAGGTGATCGTATAA